TTGCCAATCTTCCAGAATTATATGATGGCACTCTGTCCCACAAGGCAATACGGCTGCTGCTACTCCTATATGCAAACTCAGAAAACTTGGCGATTTTTGATAGCTTTGTTGCCACTTACTTTCATTATCTGGTATTTTCTCTACAGGTAATAATTTTGTAAAAGTATCCCAACGTGTAGCATTAGAGACTATGAATTTACTACGATAAAGTTTACCGTTAGCTAACTGCACACCGACGGCTTTACCCTGTTCTGTGATGATTTTGGTGACTCTGGCTTGGTACTCAATCTTACCTCCAGCTTTTTCTAGACCTTCTACCAATTTTTGGGCAATTTGTCCTACGCCGCCTTTGGGATAGTTAACTCCGCCATAGTGCCTATCGGAAAAGACCATCCCGGCATTAATCATGGGGGTCATGTCAGCAGTTACCACTGACCAGCAATAGCATTCTATATCAATAAATTTCAATAATTCCGGGTCTTTGATATAGCGTCGTGCTACATCCCCGACATTTTGGGGGAGATATTTGACTAAACCCAGACAGGCTAAAGGATGTTGTAAAAATGTCCGCAGTAAATACCGTGGTTCTTCTAGTGACAGCAAGTCCATGCTGTTGAGGCAATTAAATACTTTCCAACACTCGTCATAAAAGCGACGAATACCTGTTGCTTCATGGGGAAAATAAGCAATAAGATTTTGCAAGAATTTATCATAAACTCGCTCAACTTTTAAGTCTAATTGGTTGGGCAAGTGATAGTGAATCTGTACAGGATCAATTATTGTTTCTTGGCTGACGTTCACAGCGTCGAGAGCGCGGGTGAGTAAGTTGGTCGTACCTTTTTCGCCAAATCCAAAAATCATTGATGCCCCAACATCAAATCGATAACCCTGGCGTTCAAAATAGCCGGAACTACCTCCGGGAATTAAATAACTTTCTAGTACCAGCACTTGAGCGCCTTTGGCTGCTAGCTGGGTTGCTGTGACTAAACCGCCAATTCCAGAGCCAATTACAATGACATCAAATACAGGATTCAGGGATGGAGACATAGGGGCAGATGCTAAATAAAATTAACTAACTATTTAGTATTTTATATAACTTTTTATTCAATAATTTTATCCGTAATTTATTCTTTATATTCCTGGAAGTATGACTATATATTGAATTGATCTGTATTTAGCAGCCCAGATAATTGTGACAATTTAATTTGAGAGTTTTGAATAATAATTTTTCCATAAAAAGAGGGACAAGCCTGCAACTGCTGGCTAATCCCGTCTGCCGATCCTTAAAGAGAGGAGAACACTAATCACAATATAGCTGGGATTGAGAATATATGTCAACTATTAATGAAAATATCTTGCAACAATTTTGCTGGTGGTGATTTTAGCTGTCAGCAGTACGCCCGAAGGAGTATTATGAGGTTTCAGTTCTCATAAAATTGCCTATTTTCGGCTATGACACCACAACTGCGTGTTTATGTTCCTCCCCATCCCTTAATCAAGCACTGGCTGGCAGTTGCCCGTGATGCTGCTACACCTTCAATATTATTTCGTAGTGCCATCACTGAGTTGGGAAGATGGCTAACTTACGAAGCGGCGAGAGAGTGGTTACCAACTCTGGAAACAATGGTGCAGAGTCCCTTGGATTCCTGTCCAGCGACTTTAATTAACCCAGAAGTACCTGTGGCGGTTGTACCGATTCTGCGGGCGGGGCTAGGTTTATTAGAAGGGGCGCAATCTTTGCTGCCTTTGGCTTCAATTTACCATTTGGGCTTAGTCCGCAATGAAGAAACTCTGGAACCGTCGTGTTATTTGAATAAGTTACCGGAAAAATTTGACCCCCAAACGAGAGTTTTAATCACCGATCCGATGTTAGCAACGGGGGGGTCGATTATGTTCGCTATGGCAGAATTAATACAACGGGGGATTGACCCGGCGTTGACACGAATCGTTTGTGTTGTGGCTGCACCG
The Nodularia sp. LEGE 06071 genome window above contains:
- the upp gene encoding uracil phosphoribosyltransferase, which encodes MTPQLRVYVPPHPLIKHWLAVARDAATPSILFRSAITELGRWLTYEAAREWLPTLETMVQSPLDSCPATLINPEVPVAVVPILRAGLGLLEGAQSLLPLASIYHLGLVRNEETLEPSCYLNKLPEKFDPQTRVLITDPMLATGGSIMFAMAELIQRGIDPALTRIVCVVAAPPALQKLSAAYPGLNVYTATIDEIVNDQGYIVPGLGDAGDRIFGT
- the crtH gene encoding carotenoid isomerase, producing MSPSLNPVFDVIVIGSGIGGLVTATQLAAKGAQVLVLESYLIPGGSSGYFERQGYRFDVGASMIFGFGEKGTTNLLTRALDAVNVSQETIIDPVQIHYHLPNQLDLKVERVYDKFLQNLIAYFPHEATGIRRFYDECWKVFNCLNSMDLLSLEEPRYLLRTFLQHPLACLGLVKYLPQNVGDVARRYIKDPELLKFIDIECYCWSVVTADMTPMINAGMVFSDRHYGGVNYPKGGVGQIAQKLVEGLEKAGGKIEYQARVTKIITEQGKAVGVQLANGKLYRSKFIVSNATRWDTFTKLLPVEKIPDNESKWQQSYQKSPSFLSLHIGVAAAVLPCGTECHHIILEDWQQMTAPAGTLFVSIPTLLDPDLAPEGYHIIHAFTPNWIDDWQGLSASEYEAKKETAAGQIIDRLEQIFPGLDAGLDYLEVGTPRTHQRFLGREDGTYGPIPRRKLRGLLSMPFNRTAIPGLYCVGDSTFPGQGLNAVAFSGFACAHRIAVDLGLK